A stretch of Thermodesulfovibrionales bacterium DNA encodes these proteins:
- a CDS encoding OsmC family protein codes for MGQIALEWVGEDSRLFIGRDGHGHTVVAGSWPKKDDAEWQEWKGLKPSDLLVISLCACSCYDVVEILKKQRQDLTGLRITADAKQAPEPPWQFTEIHLNYVVKGRNLLRAKVDKAIELSQNKYCSVAATIKGVTKITHSLDLKSE; via the coding sequence ATGGGACAGATCGCGCTCGAATGGGTCGGTGAAGACAGCAGGTTGTTCATCGGACGGGACGGCCATGGGCATACGGTTGTGGCCGGATCCTGGCCGAAGAAAGACGACGCGGAGTGGCAGGAATGGAAGGGGCTCAAGCCCTCGGACCTGCTCGTCATCAGCCTCTGCGCGTGTTCATGTTACGACGTAGTCGAAATCCTCAAGAAACAGCGCCAGGACCTGACCGGACTGCGCATCACTGCCGATGCCAAGCAGGCCCCGGAGCCGCCCTGGCAGTTCACCGAGATTCACCTCAATTATGTGGTCAAGGGACGGAACCTGTTGCGCGCGAAAGTCGATAAGGCGATTGAGCTGTCGCAGAATAAGTACTGCTCCGTGGCTGCCACGATAAAAGGCGTAACGAAGATTACTCACAGCCTTGATCTAAAGAGCGAATAG